In Shewanella glacialimarina, the genomic stretch TTCTGCTGATCAAGGCCAATGGTTCGTCTATTTACCTCAGTCAAATTCATCTGAGACGCAAGCATTAAGCATTAACTCTCACGGTTGTTATCACTGTGTTTATCCGTCCGACAGTATTTTAAGCCAAAATTGTAGCCAAGCAGGGGTGTTAGGCCCAGCAGTTGGGGTTATGGCATCGATGCAGGCGTTAGCAGGTATGAACCAGATGATTGGCCGGCCAATAGAGTACGGGGTCTTACATCGTTTTGATGCTAAAAGGCTGTCTTGGTCAAAAGCCAAAATGAATATTGATAAGCATTGCCATGTTTGCCAGTAACGTATCTGTCAGTGATGGCAAAAGTGGATGACCTAAATGATGAGCAAGGTTGTTGAACACTAACAGTAACAAACACAATAGTTAAGGTGCAGTGATGATTGAAATCAACATCAATGGAGAACTACAGCGTCTTCAGCCCAATACCTCATTAGCCCAAGTGCTAGTGCTAAAACAGATAGAGCCTAGAAGTGTCGCGCTGGTGGTTAATCAGCAAATCATTCCACGCAGCGAGTGGCATCAATATCAATGCCAAGCTAATGATCAACTTGAATTTTT encodes the following:
- the thiS gene encoding sulfur carrier protein ThiS, with translation MIEININGELQRLQPNTSLAQVLVLKQIEPRSVALVVNQQIIPRSEWHQYQCQANDQLEFFSAVAGG